A portion of the Bacteroides faecium genome contains these proteins:
- a CDS encoding porin yields the protein MRKTLLQLSIFMFCATGIQSTLIAQEKTSLNQVVNTLKERISLAGYAQLGYTYDDAAKPDNTFDIKRIIFMAHGKITKRWTCDFMYDFYNGGMLLEVYTDYEFLPGLTARIGEFKVPYTIENELSPTTVELINCYSQSVCYLAGVSGSDKCYGMTSGRDIGMMLHGKLFHDFLQYKVAVMNGQGLNTKDKNSQKDVVGNLMVYPLEWLSVGGSFIRGTGHAIADSEYTGIKAGENYAKKRWSAGAVVTTSKFNLRSEYLGGKDRNVKSEGFYATGSIRFARNFDFVASYDYFNPNKAADFKQNNYIAGVQYWFYPRCRLQAQYTFCDKKGDGQKDSSLIQAQVQVRF from the coding sequence ATGCGAAAAACACTTCTCCAACTATCCATCTTCATGTTCTGCGCAACGGGCATACAAAGCACGCTCATCGCGCAAGAGAAAACCTCATTGAATCAGGTTGTCAACACACTGAAAGAACGTATCAGCCTTGCCGGATATGCCCAACTCGGCTATACATATGATGATGCGGCGAAGCCGGACAATACTTTCGATATCAAACGTATCATTTTCATGGCACACGGGAAGATTACCAAACGGTGGACATGCGATTTCATGTATGACTTTTATAATGGCGGTATGTTGCTGGAGGTATATACTGACTATGAATTCCTACCCGGTCTTACGGCACGCATCGGTGAGTTTAAAGTTCCTTATACCATCGAAAATGAATTATCACCGACTACGGTGGAGTTAATTAACTGCTACTCGCAGTCTGTCTGTTACCTGGCGGGAGTAAGCGGTAGCGACAAGTGCTACGGCATGACTTCGGGACGGGACATCGGTATGATGCTTCACGGAAAACTGTTCCATGACTTTCTGCAATATAAGGTGGCTGTAATGAACGGACAGGGATTGAATACAAAAGATAAGAATAGCCAGAAAGATGTTGTCGGAAATCTGATGGTTTATCCATTGGAGTGGTTGTCCGTAGGCGGTTCGTTCATTCGCGGAACAGGACATGCGATAGCGGATTCGGAATACACCGGGATTAAAGCCGGAGAGAATTATGCCAAGAAGCGTTGGAGTGCGGGAGCGGTTGTCACTACTTCCAAATTCAATCTGCGTTCGGAATATCTTGGCGGAAAAGACAGAAATGTAAAAAGTGAAGGATTCTATGCAACAGGCAGCATTCGTTTTGCGCGAAACTTCGATTTCGTTGCTTCGTATGACTATTTCAACCCGAATAAGGCTGCCGATTTCAAACAGAATAATTATATTGCCGGCGTACAATACTGGTTTTATCCCAGATGCCGCCTACAAGCACAATATACCTTTTGTGATAAAAAAGGAGACGGACAAAAGGACTCCAGTCTGATACAGGCACAGGTGCAGGTAAGATTCTAA
- a CDS encoding DUF418 domain-containing protein, producing MEHKIAESNARVDVADVLRGLAVMGIILLHSIEHFNFYSFPKEVPFEWMKFTDQAIWRGLFFAFSNKAYAVFALLFGFSFYIQDNNQQRRGKDFRLRFLWRLFILFIIGQFNAAFFTGEILTMYAILGIILPIFCRMSDRTVLIFATILILQPIDWVKLIYALCNPDYVAGESLARYYFGIAFDVQKNGTFLETIRMNMWEGQMANMTWALEHGRILQTPGLFLFGMLVGRRQYFLYSEKNERLWLKALAFSLLCFFPIYGLNNMLPEFIERSAILVPLQLILSSFSNLSFMVLLVTGLLLTFYHVKDRSFFMRFTTYGKMSLTNYLGQSIFGSLLFYHWGFELGRYLGITYSFLFGILFVLLQMAFCSWWLRHHKHGPFEGLWKRLTWIGKK from the coding sequence ATGGAACACAAAATCGCCGAATCCAACGCCCGAGTAGACGTTGCCGACGTATTAAGAGGATTAGCAGTCATGGGAATTATCCTCTTGCACAGTATCGAACATTTCAATTTCTATTCTTTCCCAAAAGAAGTACCTTTTGAATGGATGAAGTTCACCGACCAAGCCATTTGGAGAGGATTATTCTTTGCGTTCAGTAATAAGGCATATGCCGTATTCGCTCTGCTCTTTGGTTTTAGTTTCTATATTCAGGATAACAACCAGCAACGGAGAGGAAAGGATTTCCGCCTGCGGTTCTTATGGAGATTATTTATTTTATTCATTATCGGACAGTTCAATGCGGCTTTCTTTACGGGAGAGATATTGACGATGTATGCCATTCTTGGAATTATCCTGCCGATATTCTGCCGGATGAGTGACCGTACTGTTCTTATATTTGCCACTATACTCATTCTTCAACCTATCGACTGGGTAAAGCTAATCTATGCTTTATGTAATCCTGACTATGTGGCAGGGGAAAGTCTTGCACGCTATTATTTCGGTATCGCATTCGATGTGCAAAAGAACGGAACATTCCTCGAAACGATTCGTATGAATATGTGGGAAGGACAGATGGCTAACATGACCTGGGCTTTGGAACACGGACGCATCCTGCAAACACCGGGATTATTCCTGTTCGGTATGCTTGTCGGACGCCGTCAATATTTCCTTTACAGTGAAAAGAACGAGCGTTTGTGGCTGAAGGCTTTGGCTTTCTCCCTTCTCTGCTTCTTCCCTATCTACGGACTCAACAATATGCTGCCGGAATTTATAGAACGGAGTGCGATACTTGTTCCTTTGCAGCTTATTCTAAGTTCATTCAGTAACCTTAGCTTTATGGTGTTGCTGGTGACGGGATTATTACTGACTTTCTACCACGTGAAAGACCGCAGTTTCTTTATGCGTTTCACAACTTATGGAAAAATGAGTTTAACTAACTATCTCGGGCAATCTATTTTCGGTTCTCTTTTGTTCTATCATTGGGGATTCGAACTGGGGCGGTATTTAGGTATTACATACAGTTTCCTTTTTGGCATCCTTTTTGTTCTATTACAAATGGCATTCTGTTCGTGGTGGCTCCGACACCACAAACACGGTCCTTTTGAGGGTCTTTGGAAACGTCTGACCTGGATTGGAAAAAAATAA
- a CDS encoding tetratricopeptide repeat protein — protein sequence MNEKTINEQYAYIRTLLEDKRLKEALMQLESLLWQCPDWDLRTRLEQLQTSYKYMLDYMRQGANDPERWNLYQKMVADTWGIADQSRLLMLDNASSRYYHEVRRTPVSSELSDYGIKTILHILESFNDDLAVSGLLSDEKMDEVLKRHEDTLKFMFIRTWTNSAWNPQDEEEAQAMLVSELLPGDDLCLFVSAVTLSLMECFDLRKIMWLLDAYRHPDVNVNQRALVGTMIIFHIYRNRLTFYPELIKRVDLMEEIPSFVDDVARIYRQMLLCQETEKIDKKMREEIIPEMLKNVSSMKNMRFGFEENDEENDDKNPDWEDAFEKSGLGDKLREMNELQLEGADVYMSTFAALKNYPFFREVQNWFYPFSKQQSNVLKSLKQAGNQGSSLLDLILQSGFFSNSDKYSLFFTIHQLPQAQQDMMLSQLNEQQVAELAEKSNAETMKRFNERPGTVSNQYLHDLYRFFKLSVRRQEFRDIFKEKLDLHHVPALDNVLSWEDVLFPIADFYLSKERWDEAIEIFEELEAIGGFEGDSAEYYQKFGYALQKRKKYAEAVQAYLKADTLKPDNIWNNRHLAICYRLNRNYQAALTYYKKVEEAAPEDVNVTFYIGSCLAEMGQYEEALNYFFKLDFIESNCVKAWRGIGWCSFISLKYEQAMKYYEKIIEQKPLAIDYMNAGHVAWVMEDIQKAAVFYGKAITASGNRERFLEMFHKDEESLLKQGVREEDIPLMLDLI from the coding sequence ATGAACGAAAAAACGATTAATGAACAATACGCATATATACGTACTTTACTTGAAGACAAAAGACTCAAGGAAGCCTTGATGCAACTGGAATCCTTGTTGTGGCAATGTCCTGACTGGGATTTACGTACGCGCCTGGAGCAATTGCAGACCTCATACAAGTATATGCTGGACTATATGAGACAGGGAGCAAACGACCCGGAACGCTGGAATCTGTATCAGAAAATGGTAGCGGACACGTGGGGAATTGCCGACCAGTCTCGATTGCTTATGCTGGATAACGCTTCTTCAAGGTATTATCATGAGGTGCGCCGTACTCCCGTGTCATCGGAATTGTCGGACTACGGCATTAAAACGATACTGCATATATTGGAGTCATTTAATGACGACTTGGCAGTCAGCGGATTGCTGTCTGACGAAAAGATGGACGAAGTCTTGAAACGGCATGAAGATACACTCAAATTTATGTTCATAAGAACTTGGACAAACAGTGCATGGAATCCGCAGGATGAAGAAGAAGCCCAAGCTATGCTGGTATCGGAATTACTTCCGGGAGATGATTTATGCTTGTTCGTCAGTGCTGTCACCTTGAGTTTGATGGAGTGTTTCGACTTACGGAAAATCATGTGGCTGCTCGACGCATACCGCCATCCGGATGTCAACGTCAACCAACGGGCATTGGTAGGTACGATGATTATTTTCCACATTTACAGAAACCGGCTCACTTTCTACCCGGAACTTATCAAGCGGGTGGATCTTATGGAAGAAATTCCTTCTTTTGTTGATGACGTCGCACGTATTTATCGTCAGATGTTACTCTGCCAGGAGACGGAGAAAATCGACAAGAAGATGCGGGAAGAGATTATTCCCGAAATGCTGAAGAATGTTTCTTCGATGAAGAATATGAGGTTCGGCTTTGAGGAAAACGACGAAGAGAATGATGATAAGAACCCGGATTGGGAAGATGCTTTCGAAAAGTCGGGACTGGGAGATAAATTGCGTGAAATGAACGAACTCCAGTTGGAAGGAGCCGATGTATATATGAGCACGTTTGCCGCTTTGAAGAATTATCCGTTCTTCCGCGAAGTACAGAACTGGTTTTATCCGTTCAGTAAGCAGCAGTCGAACGTGCTTAAATCGCTGAAACAGGCGGGAAACCAGGGAAGCAGCTTACTGGATTTGATTCTCCAGTCGGGATTTTTCAGCAATAGCGACAAGTATTCGTTGTTCTTCACCATCCATCAGTTGCCACAGGCGCAGCAGGATATGATGTTGAGCCAGCTCAACGAACAGCAAGTGGCTGAATTGGCGGAGAAATCGAATGCTGAAACAATGAAGCGGTTCAATGAACGCCCGGGAACGGTCAGCAACCAGTACTTGCATGACCTTTACCGTTTCTTCAAGCTCAGTGTACGCCGTCAGGAATTCAGAGATATTTTTAAAGAAAAGCTCGATCTCCATCATGTTCCTGCACTCGATAATGTGCTGTCTTGGGAAGATGTATTATTCCCTATTGCTGATTTCTATTTGTCAAAGGAACGGTGGGACGAGGCTATCGAGATTTTTGAGGAACTGGAAGCTATTGGTGGTTTCGAAGGTGACAGTGCGGAATATTATCAGAAGTTCGGGTATGCATTACAGAAAAGAAAGAAATACGCAGAAGCCGTCCAAGCCTATCTGAAAGCTGATACGCTGAAACCGGATAATATCTGGAACAATCGCCATCTGGCTATTTGCTATCGATTGAACAGGAATTATCAGGCAGCCCTCACTTATTATAAAAAGGTGGAAGAAGCCGCGCCCGAAGATGTGAATGTAACTTTCTACATCGGTAGTTGTTTGGCTGAAATGGGGCAATATGAGGAAGCGCTGAATTACTTCTTCAAACTGGATTTCATTGAAAGTAATTGCGTAAAAGCATGGCGTGGCATCGGATGGTGTTCATTTATCAGCCTGAAATATGAGCAGGCAATGAAGTATTACGAGAAAATCATCGAACAAAAGCCATTGGCTATCGACTATATGAATGCCGGACACGTTGCATGGGTGATGGAAGATATCCAGAAGGCTGCCGTTTTCTACGGAAAGGCGATTACAGCCAGTGGGAACCGGGAACGATTCCTTGAAATGTTCCATAAAGATGAAGAATCTCTCCTCAAACAAGGTGTTCGAGAAGAGGATATTCCTTTGATGCTGGATTTAATCTAG
- a CDS encoding Maf-like protein, producing the protein MLDNLKKYQVILASNSPRRKELMSGLGVDYVVRTLPDVDESYPDTLVGAEIPEFIAREKADAYRAMMKPGELLVTADTIVWLDGKVLGKPEGREGAVEMLRTLSGKSHQVFTGVCLTTTEWQKSFTASSDVQFDVLSEDEIQYYVDRYQPLDKAGAYGVQEWIGYIGVKSISGSFYNIMGLPIQKLYGELKKL; encoded by the coding sequence ATGCTTGATAATCTAAAGAAATACCAGGTCATACTGGCTTCCAATTCCCCCCGCCGAAAAGAACTAATGTCAGGTTTGGGAGTAGACTATGTAGTCAGGACATTACCTGATGTCGATGAATCGTATCCCGATACATTGGTTGGTGCAGAAATCCCTGAATTTATCGCCCGTGAGAAAGCCGATGCTTATCGCGCCATGATGAAACCGGGAGAACTTTTAGTAACGGCGGATACCATCGTCTGGTTGGACGGAAAAGTCCTGGGTAAGCCGGAGGGCAGGGAAGGGGCTGTTGAAATGCTTCGTACGCTTTCGGGAAAATCCCACCAGGTATTTACGGGTGTCTGCCTGACAACTACCGAATGGCAAAAGAGCTTTACCGCTTCTTCCGATGTACAGTTCGATGTCTTGTCCGAAGATGAAATCCAGTACTATGTTGACCGTTACCAGCCTTTGGATAAGGCGGGAGCCTATGGCGTTCAGGAATGGATCGGCTATATCGGAGTAAAATCTATTTCCGGCAGCTTCTACAATATAATGGGACTCCCCATACAGAAACTGTACGGGGAGTTAAAGAAATTATAG
- a CDS encoding KdsC family phosphatase, with product MSTINYDLSRIKALAFDVDGVLSSTTVPLHPSGEPMRTVNIKDGYAIQLAVKKGLHIAIITGGRTEAVRIRFEGLGVKDLYMGSAVKIHDYRAFRDKYGLADDEILYMGDDVPDIEVMRECGLPCCPKDAVPEVKSVAKYISYADGGCGCGRDVVEQVLKVHGLWMAQDAFGW from the coding sequence ATGAGCACCATCAATTATGATTTATCCCGTATCAAAGCATTAGCTTTTGATGTAGACGGAGTATTGAGTTCCACCACAGTTCCGCTGCATCCTTCAGGTGAGCCGATGCGTACTGTGAATATCAAGGATGGATATGCTATCCAGTTGGCAGTGAAAAAAGGACTTCATATCGCCATCATCACCGGCGGGCGGACAGAAGCGGTACGCATCCGTTTTGAAGGCTTGGGAGTGAAGGACTTATATATGGGCTCTGCGGTGAAGATACACGATTATCGTGCCTTCCGTGACAAATACGGATTGGCTGACGATGAAATATTATATATGGGAGATGACGTACCCGATATTGAAGTGATGCGGGAATGCGGACTTCCCTGTTGCCCGAAAGATGCTGTGCCGGAAGTAAAATCCGTTGCGAAATACATCTCTTATGCAGATGGTGGCTGTGGCTGCGGACGTGATGTCGTGGAACAAGTCCTGAAAGTCCATGGCTTATGGATGGCACAAGACGCTTTTGGCTGGTGA
- a CDS encoding Rossmann-like and DUF2520 domain-containing protein, whose product MNRSIEDTPIVFIGAGNLATNLAKALYHKGFRIVQVYSRTEESARTLAEQVEAEYTTDLQEISKEAQLYIVSLKDAAFVELLPQITEGKQNALLVHTAGSIPMSIWEGYAERYGVFYPMQTFSKQREVNFREIPFFIEAKRPEDVELLKAIAATLSGNVYEATSEQRKSLHLAAVFICNFTNHMYALAADLLEKYNLPFDVMLPLIDETARKVHELAPRDAQTGPAVRYDENVISNHLAMLADSPALQEIYKLMSKSIHEHHQL is encoded by the coding sequence ATGAATAGAAGTATAGAAGATACCCCGATTGTGTTTATCGGTGCCGGAAACCTGGCTACCAACCTGGCAAAAGCACTTTATCATAAAGGCTTCCGTATCGTGCAAGTGTATAGCCGGACTGAGGAATCCGCCCGCACCTTAGCCGAACAAGTGGAAGCGGAATATACAACCGACTTACAGGAAATCTCCAAAGAAGCCCAATTATATATCGTATCCCTGAAAGATGCCGCTTTTGTGGAACTACTGCCCCAAATAACAGAAGGCAAACAAAACGCCTTGTTAGTACATACGGCAGGAAGCATCCCGATGAGTATATGGGAAGGATATGCGGAACGCTACGGAGTGTTCTATCCGATGCAGACATTCAGCAAACAGCGTGAAGTCAATTTCCGGGAGATACCATTCTTTATTGAAGCCAAAAGGCCGGAAGACGTGGAACTACTGAAAGCAATTGCCGCCACTCTCTCCGGGAATGTCTATGAAGCAACTTCCGAACAACGCAAGAGCCTTCACCTCGCGGCAGTCTTTATCTGTAACTTCACCAATCATATGTATGCTTTAGCAGCAGATTTGCTTGAAAAATATAATCTGCCTTTTGATGTCATGCTTCCGCTGATTGATGAAACGGCACGTAAGGTACACGAACTGGCACCCCGTGATGCGCAAACCGGTCCGGCTGTGCGTTATGATGAAAATGTGATAAGCAATCATCTTGCCATGCTGGCAGACTCGCCGGCATTACAGGAAATATATAAATTAATGAGCAAAAGTATCCATGAGCACCATCAATTATGA
- a CDS encoding nitroreductase family protein: MENFSELIKNRRSMRKFTDEELTQDEVVTLMKSALMSPSSKRSNSWQFVVVDDKEMLKELSHCKEQASSFIADAALAIVVMADPLASDVWIEDAAIASIMIQLQAEDLGLGSCWVQVRERFTATGMPSDEFVHGILDIPLQLQILSVIAIGHKAMERKPFNEEHLQWEKIHINKFGGK, encoded by the coding sequence ATGGAAAATTTCAGTGAATTGATAAAGAACCGTCGCAGTATGCGCAAGTTTACCGATGAAGAGCTGACACAGGACGAAGTTGTTACGTTGATGAAATCAGCCTTGATGTCCCCCTCTTCCAAGCGCAGTAACAGTTGGCAATTTGTGGTAGTCGATGATAAAGAAATGTTGAAAGAACTGTCCCATTGCAAAGAACAGGCTTCTTCCTTCATAGCCGATGCCGCTTTGGCGATTGTCGTAATGGCTGACCCGCTGGCGAGTGATGTCTGGATTGAAGATGCTGCTATTGCTTCCATTATGATACAGTTGCAGGCAGAAGACCTCGGGCTGGGGAGCTGCTGGGTACAGGTACGCGAACGCTTCACTGCTACCGGAATGCCTTCCGATGAATTTGTACATGGCATACTGGATATACCTTTGCAACTTCAGATTCTTTCCGTCATAGCCATCGGGCACAAAGCAATGGAACGCAAACCCTTCAACGAAGAACATCTTCAGTGGGAGAAAATTCATATTAACAAGTTCGGAGGAAAATAA
- a CDS encoding beta-class carbonic anhydrase produces MLEEILAYNKKFVENKGYEAYITNKYPDKKIAILSCMDTRLTALLPAALGIKNGDVKMIKNAGGVISHPFGSVIRSLLVAIFELGVEEIMVIAHSDCGACHMHSEEMLEKMKARGINPDYIDMMRFCGVDFHSWLDGFEDTEKSVRGTVDFIVRHPLIPADVKVYGFIIDSMTGELSRVV; encoded by the coding sequence ATGTTAGAAGAAATACTTGCTTACAACAAAAAGTTCGTTGAGAACAAGGGATATGAAGCGTATATTACAAACAAGTATCCCGATAAGAAAATTGCTATTCTTTCCTGCATGGATACCCGACTGACAGCTTTGCTGCCTGCCGCATTAGGCATCAAGAATGGAGATGTAAAGATGATTAAGAATGCAGGAGGTGTTATTTCCCATCCTTTCGGTAGTGTGATTCGTAGTTTGCTTGTGGCTATTTTTGAGTTAGGAGTGGAAGAAATCATGGTGATTGCACACTCTGACTGTGGAGCTTGCCATATGCATAGCGAAGAAATGCTTGAAAAAATGAAAGCGCGGGGAATCAATCCTGATTATATCGACATGATGCGTTTTTGCGGAGTTGACTTTCATTCCTGGTTGGACGGCTTTGAAGATACAGAGAAGTCGGTGAGAGGGACTGTTGATTTTATAGTGCGCCATCCTTTGATTCCGGCAGATGTAAAAGTCTACGGATTTATTATTGATTCTATGACTGGAGAGTTAAGCAGGGTTGTGTAA